Below is a window of Picosynechococcus sp. PCC 7002 DNA.
CACAATGATATCAAGAATATCACCTCTAGCTCCTTACCAGGGGCGATCGCCACGGGGATTCCCAAAGAATATCTTCCTAAACAAAAAACCAAAGAGGCTGCCCTTAGGGTTTGGTTTTTACAACAACATCCCCATGGGCCAAGGTTTGGCAAGCAAGGCGATAGCTGGGGGGCTTACGCTTGAGACGCCGCTTCTCAAAATCAGTCTTGGGCGACAGGTTTTCCATCCCCTCCAGAATCTCGACAATGCAGGTTCCGCATTGGCCAACACCACCGCAATTCATCAATTTTCCGCCGAAAGTGTACAAATCCACGCCATTTTGCAGGGCTTTTTCCCGTAAATTTGCACCATCTGCCGCAATCACGTCCTTATTTGCCGGAACGTAGGTGATATTAGCCATGAACCCTCCTGTGTTGAATAAATGATCAATTCTATTTTAACAAGGTTAAGTTTTTATAAGAAAAATTACGAACCCAACGCTGTTTTGTCGATCCTAAGGCCTCTCCCTTGGGCAAATCAAAGCGGGTATGATAATCCAGAGCGACATCACCCCTCACCCATCTGTAATTTCCATGGAAGAACTGCTTTATCTCGAAGTCCCTACCCCCGACACTGACAAAGTTTGTCATTGGCTACAGACCAGTTGGCAACCCCGGCACGGAGAGAAGCAGCAGACCCCCACAGGCATTCGCCTAGTCGCCAATGGGGCCAAACTCTCGATTTTCACCTGGAATGTGCAGCGTACCACCTACTTAAAAGTATTTGCCTGGGCGTCAGGATTTCCCCAGCCCCAGAGTCTTTGTCGCCAACTCAAATCAGATTTAGAACAGGCTTTCCCCAATCAGTACCCAGCCCCCCCTGAAATTCAACCAGGCCAATCCATTTTTGACGCTTTGGCCGCAGATTATCCGAAAACAGTCGAATATTTCCAGAAATTTCCCCAGGGAGAGTTTGACTTGCAGCGGGCCTATTGGTGGGAAAAACGCTGGCGAGAAACGGTGAAAAATCCCCAAGCGCCCCAACCCGTTATTTTTGAAAAAAATCAGCCCGCCGATCCCCAGTTCGCCCAATATGACTTGGTTTACATTGGTGGCGCTTTAGGGGTGATTCATGCTGCTGTTATGGCACGACTGGGTTACAAGGTGTTGCTAATTGAGCGGTTGCCCTTTGGGCGGATGAACCGGGAGTGGAATATTTCCCGCAGTGAACTCCAAAGTCTGATTAATCTGGGCTTGTTTGATGAAACAGAAATTGAAACCTTAGTTGCCCGTGAATATAAAAATGGGTTTAACAAGTTTTTCGATGGGAATAATCCATCCCACCTCAAGGCGAATATTCTCTACACGCCGACGGTGCTGAATATTGCCGTAGCTTCGGAACTGTTGCTCGAAAAATGTGGTGAAAAATTACGGGCTGCTGGGGGCGAAATTTGGGATCAGACGGAATTTATCCGGGCAGATATTGGCCGGGAACGGGCGCAGATTTTCACGAAATCATTGGTGACCGGAGACGAAAAAATTGTTCAGGCGCGGCTGCTGATGGATGCAATGGGGACGGCTTCTCCCATTGCGGCGCAGTTGAACCAGGGACGTCCTTTTGATAGCGTTTGTCCGACGGTGGGAGCCGTGGTGAAGGGGTTTGACCCGGCGGTGTGGGATAGCGAATATGGGGATGTTTTAAATTCCCATGGGGATATTTCCCGGGGCAGACAGTTAATTTGGGAATTGTTTCCGGGTCAAGGGGACGAGATGACGATTTATCTGTTCCATTACCACGAGGTAAACCCGGAGAATCCGGGGTCTTTGTTGGAAATGTACGAAGACTTTTTCAGCATTTTGCCGGAGTACCGCCGCTGTGACATGGCCCAACTCACCTTTGAGAAGGCGACGTTTGGTTATATTCCGGGTTATTTCAATGTGGGCGCAGGCGATCGCCAAGTGGCCTTTGATCGACTCCTCGCCATTGGGGATGCGGCCTCCCTCCAGTCTCCGTTGGTCTTTACGGGGTTTGGTTCCCTGGTACGCAATTTAGACCGTCTGACGAAGCTCCTGGATATTGCTCTCCAAAAAGATCTCCTTGACCAGCAGAATTTGAGCAAGATCCGCGCCTACCAAAGTAATATTGCGGTGACTTGGCTCTTTTCTAAGGGGATGATGGTGCCGACGGGGATGAAGTTACCGCCCCAACGGATCAATGCCATGTTAAACACCTTCTTTGGGCTGTTAGCAGATTCCTCCCCAGAGGTGGCCGAGACCTTTATTAAAGACCGCACCAGTTGGCTGATGTTCAATAAGCTAGCCCTGGTTGCGGCCCGCCAAAACCCGGCGTTGCTGGTGTGGATTTGGCAAATGGCTGGGGCGAAGGACTTTATCCGCTGGGTCGGTGCTTACTTTGCCTTTAGTTTTGATGCGGTGTTGAGTCTACTGTTAATGGGTTGGTTACCCCAGTGGCTCGAAAACTCGGAAGCTTGGCTATCGGAAAAATACCCTTCCCTCTGGCTGAGTCTGCTCAGTTTAAAATATCGGCTCACCGTCGGCACCTAAAATGTTATTGACCTTGGCAACGGATTAGTGGCATTTACGATGATTACAGTGCAAGTGGGCGATCGCCTTTTTGAAAACATTACGGGAATCATTTTTGATAAAGATGGCACCCTCGCCGACTCCCAGAACTATCTGCGGGAACTGGCCCAAAAACGCGCCCGGTTGATCGATGCCCAAATT
It encodes the following:
- a CDS encoding 2Fe-2S iron-sulfur cluster-binding protein, which translates into the protein MANITYVPANKDVIAADGANLREKALQNGVDLYTFGGKLMNCGGVGQCGTCIVEILEGMENLSPKTDFEKRRLKRKPPSYRLACQTLAHGDVVVKTKP